In the genome of Syntrophales bacterium, one region contains:
- a CDS encoding 4Fe-4S dicluster domain-containing protein — MERRDFLKNLCWVISAGGIMGGLTADAWATILNKDYDTTKHYYGMGIDIDKCIGCGRCMQACKTENDVPAAPFYFRTWVERYVIKTDNTVYVNTINMESVEMPDVFPEKEVLRSFFVPKLCNQCDHPPCVQVCPVGATFKTDDGVILVDSKRCIGCRYCIQACPYGARYLHPETRVADKCTFCYHRLVKGLLPVCVEVCPKQARVFGDLKSIASPLGRFSRMNKIHVLKPSLNTDPKVYYANLDGEVN; from the coding sequence ATGGAGCGGCGAGACTTCTTGAAAAATCTTTGCTGGGTTATTTCGGCTGGCGGAATTATGGGCGGGCTTACCGCAGACGCTTGGGCAACCATCCTGAACAAGGACTACGATACCACGAAACACTACTACGGGATGGGGATCGATATTGACAAATGTATTGGTTGCGGTCGCTGCATGCAGGCTTGTAAAACTGAAAATGATGTGCCTGCCGCTCCTTTCTACTTTCGCACTTGGGTGGAAAGGTATGTGATCAAGACGGACAATACCGTTTACGTCAATACCATCAATATGGAAAGCGTTGAAATGCCGGATGTTTTTCCAGAAAAGGAGGTGCTGCGCAGTTTTTTTGTGCCCAAGCTCTGCAATCAGTGCGATCATCCGCCCTGCGTTCAGGTTTGCCCGGTAGGGGCTACATTTAAAACCGACGACGGTGTGATCCTCGTGGACAGCAAACGCTGTATCGGCTGTCGATACTGCATCCAGGCCTGCCCGTACGGGGCCCGTTACCTGCATCCGGAAACCCGTGTCGCCGACAAGTGCACATTCTGCTATCATCGTCTGGTGAAGGGGTTGCTCCCGGTATGCGTCGAGGTCTGCCCGAAGCAGGCCAGGGTTTTCGGCGACCTGAAAAGCATCGCCAGTCCCTTGGGAAGGTTTAGCCGGATGAACAAGATACACGTCCTTAAACCGTCCTTAAATACAGATCCCAAAGTTTATTATGCAAATCTTGATGGCGAGGTTAACTGA
- a CDS encoding cytochrome c3 family protein → MVDFFKKLPEQAVRVIVVFLVLAVVLLVIRQFIIPPEIKDPAVQKLSSTQREAAKGIKYAGAEVCAQCHDKEPEIKKIGYHRDLSCESCHGASQKHVDNPTEVKPTSPKKRDYCVYCHQYNASRPTGFPQINPDTHNPRKPCISCHNPHNPKPPTTPHSCNACHAQIERAKAASYHALIECTVCHSTPDKHKTSPRTVLPTKPDKREFCGQCHDKASPRKGVPTVDMNAHGEKYVCWQCHYPHTLGGI, encoded by the coding sequence ATGGTGGATTTTTTTAAAAAACTGCCGGAACAGGCGGTAAGGGTTATAGTTGTCTTTTTAGTTTTGGCAGTGGTTTTGCTGGTGATCCGGCAATTTATAATCCCCCCGGAAATTAAGGATCCTGCTGTCCAGAAACTCTCTTCGACCCAGCGCGAAGCGGCCAAAGGGATCAAGTATGCAGGCGCTGAGGTCTGCGCGCAATGTCATGATAAGGAGCCGGAAATCAAAAAGATCGGCTACCATCGGGATTTATCCTGTGAATCCTGCCACGGCGCATCCCAAAAACATGTCGATAATCCCACGGAGGTAAAACCCACATCGCCGAAAAAGCGCGACTACTGCGTCTATTGCCATCAGTACAACGCCTCACGGCCGACAGGTTTTCCGCAGATCAATCCGGATACTCACAACCCGAGGAAGCCTTGCATCAGTTGCCATAACCCGCATAACCCAAAGCCGCCTACGACTCCTCACTCCTGTAACGCCTGTCATGCGCAGATCGAACGGGCAAAGGCCGCTTCGTATCACGCGCTGATTGAATGCACCGTTTGCCACTCTACGCCGGATAAGCACAAAACCTCTCCCCGGACGGTGCTTCCGACAAAGCCCGACAAGCGCGAATTTTGCGGACAGTGCCATGACAAGGCTTCACCCCGGAAGGGCGTTCCGACTGTTGATATGAACGCGCATGGTGAAAAATATGTTTGCTGGCAGTGCCACTATCCACATACGTTAGGAGGAATCTGA
- the nrfD gene encoding polysulfide reductase NrfD — translation MEAWIFFKKTIRMVFVGTKVYYLWCAFLLAIIGVAIAFYIKQLDAGLIVTNMKDQVSWGLYIGNFTYLVGVAAAAVLLVIPAYIYHFDPIKEIVVLGELLAASAIIMALMFVLADLGRPDRFWHIIPFIGILAFPDSLLAWDVIVLNGYLVLNTIVPIYILVKTYFGKEPVRKYVIPLVLLSIPWAVGIHTVTAFLYNGLAARPFWNASILAPRFLASAFCSGPAMALIIFQILRKTAGLKIKNEALFKVAELMAYAMFINLFLLGAELFKEYYSGTIHLAPMQYLFQGLHGHDSLVPWIQSAMVMNITAFLIFLIPATRKNLITLNIGSLLIIVGVWIEKGLGLIVPGFIPDPLGEIYEYLPNINEIAISLGIWAFGLFIFTLFMRIAIPIQRGDFSHSKYAHEAGRTQYERDQSIRKTSENS, via the coding sequence ATGGAAGCCTGGATATTTTTTAAAAAAACGATTCGGATGGTATTTGTGGGGACAAAGGTTTACTATCTCTGGTGCGCCTTCCTGCTTGCCATCATCGGTGTAGCCATTGCCTTCTACATAAAACAACTGGACGCGGGGCTGATCGTAACTAACATGAAGGACCAGGTCTCCTGGGGTCTCTATATCGGCAACTTCACCTATCTGGTGGGCGTTGCCGCCGCAGCAGTGCTGCTCGTTATCCCGGCGTATATCTACCACTTCGATCCCATCAAGGAAATCGTCGTTTTGGGGGAACTCCTGGCAGCTTCGGCGATTATCATGGCCCTGATGTTTGTGCTGGCCGACCTTGGCCGACCCGACCGCTTCTGGCATATCATTCCCTTCATCGGCATTCTCGCCTTTCCCGATTCCCTGCTGGCCTGGGATGTGATCGTTCTGAATGGATATCTGGTGTTGAACACCATCGTTCCGATCTATATTCTGGTCAAGACCTACTTCGGCAAGGAACCGGTCAGAAAGTACGTCATTCCCCTTGTCTTATTATCAATTCCGTGGGCGGTCGGCATCCATACGGTTACCGCGTTCCTCTACAATGGACTCGCCGCTCGACCCTTCTGGAACGCCTCCATTCTGGCGCCCCGGTTTCTGGCCAGCGCCTTTTGCTCGGGGCCGGCGATGGCGCTGATCATCTTCCAGATTTTGCGAAAGACGGCCGGGCTGAAAATCAAGAACGAGGCGCTGTTCAAGGTCGCCGAGTTGATGGCCTACGCGATGTTCATCAATCTGTTTTTGCTGGGAGCCGAGCTTTTCAAGGAGTATTATTCGGGTACCATTCACCTGGCGCCGATGCAGTATCTCTTTCAGGGTCTGCACGGTCATGATTCGCTGGTCCCCTGGATCCAGTCGGCTATGGTGATGAATATTACCGCCTTTTTGATCTTTCTGATTCCCGCAACCCGGAAGAATCTGATCACCCTCAATATTGGTTCACTGCTGATTATCGTTGGGGTATGGATTGAAAAGGGGCTCGGCCTGATCGTTCCCGGCTTTATTCCCGATCCGCTCGGCGAGATTTACGAGTACCTGCCGAATATCAATGAAATAGCCATTTCACTCGGGATATGGGCCTTCGGACTTTTTATCTTTACGCTGTTCATGAGGATCGCCATCCCTATTCAGCGGGGTGATTTCTCACACTCTAAATATGCCCATGAAGCTGGCAGAACTCAATACGAACGGGATCAATCCATAAGGAAAACTTCAGAAAATAGTTGA
- a CDS encoding 4Fe-4S dicluster domain-containing protein gives MEDRSQTRRDFMKMMSMGAMAALSLGSLSCTQARVEAFLQKHFREMTEAEKKEAIRRLEETYFRKYGKKFHISTQPADAAVLWGYGLDLSRCIGCRRCVYACVKENNQSRINPQLQWIRVVRLKDGSLINLENTEHYYNPEKVPEPGFQYMPVQCQHCENPPCVRVCPVHATWKEPDGIVVVDYNWCIGCRYCIAACPYKGRVFNWGEPNIPPEELNTEVHYLGNRPRMKNVVEKCTFCIQRVRNGRYPACVEACPTGARKFGNLLDPDSEIRYIIENKRVFRLKEDLNTEPKFYYFFSA, from the coding sequence ATGGAAGATAGATCTCAAACCAGAAGAGATTTCATGAAGATGATGTCCATGGGCGCCATGGCGGCGCTTTCACTGGGAAGCTTGTCGTGCACCCAGGCCCGAGTGGAAGCGTTTCTCCAGAAACATTTTCGGGAGATGACGGAGGCGGAAAAAAAGGAGGCCATCCGGCGGCTTGAGGAGACATATTTTCGGAAATATGGGAAGAAATTCCATATCTCTACTCAGCCAGCCGACGCCGCGGTACTCTGGGGCTACGGTCTTGACCTGTCGCGTTGTATCGGGTGTCGAAGATGCGTTTACGCCTGCGTGAAAGAGAACAACCAGTCCCGCATCAATCCTCAGCTCCAATGGATCCGGGTTGTCCGCCTGAAGGATGGCAGCTTGATCAACCTCGAAAATACCGAACATTACTACAACCCTGAAAAAGTGCCTGAACCGGGTTTTCAGTATATGCCGGTTCAGTGTCAGCATTGCGAAAATCCTCCTTGCGTGCGCGTATGTCCTGTCCATGCCACCTGGAAAGAACCGGACGGCATTGTCGTTGTCGATTACAACTGGTGCATCGGCTGCCGTTATTGTATTGCCGCCTGCCCCTACAAAGGTCGGGTCTTTAACTGGGGTGAGCCCAATATCCCCCCGGAAGAGCTGAATACGGAGGTGCATTATCTGGGAAACCGTCCACGAATGAAGAATGTCGTCGAAAAATGTACATTTTGCATTCAGCGGGTCCGCAATGGGCGTTACCCCGCCTGTGTTGAGGCCTGTCCCACAGGCGCCCGAAAATTCGGGAATCTGCTCGATCCTGATAGTGAGATAAGGTACATTATTGAAAATAAAAGAGTATTTAGATTAAAGGAAGATTTGAACACCGAACCCAAGTTTTATTACTTCTTTTCCGCATAG
- a CDS encoding FAD-dependent oxidoreductase, whose product MNHPSYKIDNDSRIAIIGGGPAGSFFALYLRHFAHIKGLNPRITIYQDRFFDALGPKGCKGCAGIISMSLIKNMAELNITPPPEVIQTIIDRFAVHSPYASIDISNPDNDLKIMSVYRGGGPRVSHYEKKISFDGWLLRQVENNGIEVVNERVARLWTGESAGIEVAGKRIDYDLLGLAIGVNAPKMLIEGTAYGPPETNVMAMSELYLGAADVRSRLGNVAHAFLIPHSGMIFGTLVPKGDFVNVSVLSSSKYPVTIADFLNYAVVREILPQKYEIACGCRPQTSFSAASNYYADRFIAIGDAACTRLYKDGIGSSLTMARAAADAAINYGVSSREFRQHYRPIYNNMRWNNQWGHLLFSINDRVKESKIFMLAQQRLIGDEQEKKTERQPFTKAAWGIFTGSYSYGRIAQKIFSPASLVRLFAALVKESGENFVTKKTLDQPRKLYVGDRKVLILGSGFGGAYTLRHLVKSTNKNENVQITVVNDENYFLFTPLLHEVAMGSIETRHISYPVRRLHWRDRFNFILTTVKKIDLINRQVTTEAGVLDFDCLVMALGSVPDKSQLNLEGGHVFTLKTLYDAMKLRNHIIAVFEQAAIEKDMQKQKQLLTFVVVGGGYIGIQAVSELRDCIFKNLIRYYKGINPNNIKIMLIESRPKVVERMDHELGAYVMKQLEDMGIEVRTNSRMTRAWEGHMEINDEEVISTATILWSTGMVSNPLIAAVEAPTDNLGRVKVNTYLEVEGFPGIYALGDCAHFENPKSAQPIPPRAHTTVRQAKIVAYNIIADIRGRSKKAYRYTDSGEIVSLGDSKAVFRFYRIRLYGFSARLIWMGAYSLLITGVFNRVRIVFDWLLSLIFGRDSTFLNLKEH is encoded by the coding sequence ATGAATCATCCATCCTATAAGATAGATAATGATTCCCGGATTGCAATTATCGGCGGTGGTCCGGCGGGGAGTTTTTTTGCGCTTTACCTTCGTCATTTTGCCCATATCAAAGGATTGAATCCCCGGATCACAATCTATCAGGACCGTTTTTTCGATGCCCTGGGTCCTAAAGGCTGCAAGGGTTGCGCCGGCATTATTTCAATGTCCCTGATAAAAAACATGGCCGAGTTGAACATCACCCCGCCTCCCGAGGTAATTCAGACGATCATTGACCGGTTTGCCGTGCACAGCCCTTATGCCTCCATAGACATCAGCAACCCGGATAATGATCTAAAAATCATGAGTGTTTATCGCGGGGGAGGGCCGCGAGTTTCCCATTATGAAAAAAAGATCAGTTTTGATGGCTGGCTTTTGCGACAAGTGGAAAATAACGGCATTGAGGTGGTAAACGAAAGGGTTGCCCGTTTGTGGACGGGCGAGAGCGCCGGGATTGAGGTAGCCGGGAAGCGAATTGATTACGATCTCTTGGGATTGGCTATCGGGGTAAACGCCCCCAAGATGCTCATTGAGGGCACAGCATATGGACCGCCGGAAACCAACGTAATGGCAATGAGCGAACTTTATTTAGGCGCAGCCGATGTGCGTTCCCGGCTTGGCAATGTTGCCCACGCCTTTCTTATTCCCCATTCCGGGATGATCTTCGGCACCCTTGTTCCCAAAGGCGATTTTGTCAATGTATCAGTGTTAAGCAGCAGTAAGTACCCAGTAACCATTGCGGATTTTCTGAATTATGCGGTGGTAAGGGAAATATTGCCTCAAAAATACGAGATTGCCTGTGGCTGCCGGCCCCAAACATCCTTTTCGGCCGCCAGTAATTATTATGCTGACCGATTTATTGCCATAGGAGATGCCGCCTGTACAAGGCTTTACAAGGATGGCATTGGCTCTTCATTGACGATGGCCCGCGCCGCCGCAGATGCTGCCATTAATTATGGCGTATCGAGCCGGGAATTTAGACAACACTACCGTCCCATTTACAATAATATGCGCTGGAACAACCAATGGGGACACCTGCTGTTTTCCATAAATGATCGGGTGAAGGAATCAAAGATCTTTATGCTGGCGCAGCAGAGACTGATCGGCGACGAGCAGGAAAAAAAGACAGAACGCCAGCCGTTTACCAAAGCAGCCTGGGGGATATTCACCGGCAGTTACAGCTATGGAAGGATCGCCCAAAAAATATTCAGCCCAGCTTCTTTGGTGAGGCTTTTTGCCGCGCTTGTCAAGGAGAGTGGGGAAAACTTTGTCACTAAAAAGACCCTGGACCAGCCCAGAAAACTTTATGTGGGCGATCGCAAGGTTTTAATTTTGGGCAGCGGCTTCGGCGGCGCCTATACATTGCGGCATCTGGTAAAATCCACCAATAAAAATGAGAATGTGCAGATAACAGTGGTAAATGACGAGAATTACTTTCTTTTCACACCGCTGCTGCACGAAGTGGCAATGGGCAGCATCGAAACCAGGCATATCTCTTACCCGGTCAGGAGATTGCATTGGCGTGATCGATTCAATTTCATCCTGACCACGGTAAAAAAAATAGATCTTATAAATCGTCAAGTCACCACAGAGGCGGGGGTGCTGGATTTCGATTGTCTTGTGATGGCGCTGGGCAGCGTGCCGGACAAATCGCAATTGAACCTGGAGGGCGGGCATGTCTTCACCTTGAAGACCCTCTACGATGCTATGAAGTTAAGGAACCATATCATTGCTGTCTTTGAGCAAGCGGCAATCGAAAAAGATATGCAGAAGCAAAAACAGCTGCTCACCTTTGTCGTTGTGGGCGGGGGATACATCGGAATTCAGGCGGTATCAGAATTGAGAGACTGCATCTTCAAGAATCTCATTCGCTACTACAAGGGTATAAACCCGAACAATATCAAAATCATGCTGATAGAGTCGAGGCCAAAGGTAGTAGAGCGCATGGATCATGAATTGGGCGCATATGTTATGAAGCAACTTGAAGATATGGGAATTGAAGTGCGAACAAACAGTCGCATGACTCGCGCTTGGGAAGGACACATGGAAATCAATGATGAGGAGGTTATCTCTACAGCCACGATCCTGTGGTCAACCGGGATGGTCAGCAATCCACTGATTGCCGCGGTGGAGGCGCCCACGGATAATCTGGGCAGAGTCAAGGTGAATACATATCTGGAGGTGGAAGGTTTTCCGGGAATTTATGCCTTGGGTGATTGCGCCCACTTTGAGAACCCCAAATCGGCCCAACCTATACCGCCGCGGGCCCATACGACGGTTCGTCAGGCAAAGATCGTTGCCTATAACATCATAGCCGACATCAGGGGCCGGAGCAAGAAGGCTTATCGTTACACAGATTCTGGGGAGATTGTTTCCCTTGGCGACTCGAAAGCAGTTTTCCGTTTTTACCGTATCCGGCTATACGGCTTCTCGGCGCGCCTGATCTGGATGGGCGCTTATTCCCTACTGATAACAGGCGTTTTCAATAGAGTGCGCATTGTTTTCGACTGGCTTCTTTCACTTATCTTCGGTCGCGATTCAACTTTTCTTAACCTTAAGGAACACTGA
- a CDS encoding phosphatidylglycerol lysyltransferase domain-containing protein, with amino-acid sequence MNFIPLDISSYNFIKTYFAGQPYSLSIYSPAPLIAWSTMNYRSSYIVKDGILFIAGEPEGHPEERYLILPVAKGRIFLPAELSRFAGDLGFTQYRFAPGDYIENLKKSELDDFFSMEEQSAFTDYVYLTEDLSLLKGNKYSKKRNLINQFSREYLGRGRVSIEAIGQEQSAECIEFLEIWCAEQDCDIDQDFGLYCEKAALVTTLKNIEHLESMGILIRIDDKVSALGIGSKLNGSTGTLNFEKAFSGIKGLYQFLDNECARRLFSDFKYINKESDMNLPNLAESKRSYNPVMRVKSFALKLR; translated from the coding sequence ATGAACTTCATACCTCTTGATATTTCCAGTTACAATTTCATAAAGACCTATTTTGCCGGGCAGCCCTATAGTCTCAGTATTTATTCTCCAGCGCCTCTCATCGCCTGGAGCACTATGAATTACAGAAGCAGTTATATTGTGAAAGACGGGATTCTTTTTATTGCCGGGGAGCCGGAGGGCCATCCGGAGGAGCGCTACCTGATACTTCCCGTTGCTAAGGGAAGGATCTTTTTGCCTGCCGAATTGAGCCGCTTCGCAGGGGATTTGGGCTTCACGCAGTACCGTTTTGCCCCTGGCGACTACATAGAGAATCTCAAAAAATCCGAGCTTGATGATTTTTTTTCCATGGAAGAGCAAAGTGCATTTACTGACTACGTCTATTTGACGGAAGACCTGAGTTTGCTTAAAGGCAACAAGTATTCTAAAAAACGTAATCTTATTAATCAGTTTTCCCGTGAATACCTCGGCAGAGGTCGTGTTTCCATAGAGGCGATAGGCCAGGAGCAAAGCGCTGAATGTATCGAGTTCTTGGAGATATGGTGCGCAGAACAAGACTGTGACATTGATCAAGACTTCGGCCTCTACTGTGAAAAGGCTGCCCTGGTTACAACACTGAAAAATATTGAACACCTTGAATCAATGGGCATCCTCATTCGCATCGATGATAAAGTTTCGGCATTGGGCATTGGTTCCAAGCTCAACGGGTCAACCGGAACGCTCAATTTTGAAAAGGCCTTTTCAGGGATTAAAGGCCTGTATCAATTCCTTGATAACGAATGCGCAAGAAGATTATTCAGTGATTTTAAATATATAAACAAGGAAAGCGATATGAATCTTCCCAACCTGGCGGAATCCAAACGTTCCTATAATCCCGTTATGCGCGTCAAATCTTTCGCTTTGAAGCTGCGTTGA
- a CDS encoding GNAT family N-acetyltransferase — protein sequence MTSINDSKFSCAVLREPDEEQIRQIISLYRAQGWWDAGDDCQKQLAARLISGSHCFVIAADDKDIVGMGRAISDGISDAYIQDLTVRADFRMRGIGTLIIQKLIEILHADGISWIGLIAEPGSEILYSRAGFKEMVSATPMLMAEKQ from the coding sequence ATGACAAGCATTAATGACAGCAAATTTAGCTGTGCAGTTCTTCGGGAACCTGATGAAGAGCAAATCCGGCAGATTATCTCCCTATACAGGGCACAGGGGTGGTGGGATGCCGGGGATGATTGCCAAAAGCAGTTGGCCGCGAGATTAATCTCCGGCAGTCATTGTTTTGTAATCGCTGCCGATGATAAGGATATTGTCGGAATGGGCAGGGCAATTAGCGATGGCATCAGTGACGCCTATATTCAGGATTTGACTGTTCGTGCCGATTTCAGGATGAGGGGAATCGGGACATTGATAATTCAGAAACTCATTGAAATACTTCATGCCGACGGCATATCCTGGATTGGTCTCATCGCTGAGCCCGGTTCTGAAATTCTTTATAGTCGTGCCGGTTTTAAGGAGATGGTTTCCGCTACGCCAATGTTAATGGCCGAAAAACAATGA
- the ccsB gene encoding c-type cytochrome biogenesis protein CcsB yields the protein MTNSLLFGISIFVYFFAMVLYVSYLAFRSEMLGKVCTGALLGGVIIETAAILLRWYESYQIGIGRAPLTNLYESLVFFALTIAVTYLIVERKFGIKTAGAFVTPFPFIIMAYASLNPNEIQPLVPALQSNWLIAHVVTCFVGYAAFAVSFGVSFLYLFKVKAENRTSKSEGAFLAHLPASDLLDEVGYKTIAIGFPLLTIGIITGAFWANVAWGTYWSWDPKETWSLIVWLIYAAYLHARITRGWKGKKAAILSIVGFLATVFCYLGVNLILSGLHSYGG from the coding sequence ATGACTAATTCACTGCTGTTTGGCATATCTATTTTTGTATATTTCTTCGCCATGGTTCTTTATGTCTCTTATCTGGCGTTCAGATCGGAGATGCTGGGCAAGGTATGCACCGGGGCGCTGCTTGGCGGAGTTATTATAGAGACGGCAGCGATATTGCTCCGGTGGTATGAATCATACCAGATTGGCATCGGCCGGGCGCCGCTTACCAATCTTTATGAATCACTGGTGTTTTTCGCCCTGACCATTGCTGTTACCTACCTGATCGTGGAGAGAAAATTCGGGATCAAGACGGCGGGAGCCTTTGTAACTCCTTTCCCGTTTATCATTATGGCTTATGCTTCGCTTAATCCCAATGAGATACAGCCCCTTGTCCCTGCTTTACAGAGCAACTGGCTCATTGCCCACGTGGTTACATGTTTTGTGGGTTATGCCGCCTTTGCCGTTTCCTTCGGCGTCAGCTTCCTCTACCTGTTCAAGGTTAAGGCAGAAAACCGCACCTCCAAAAGTGAAGGGGCGTTTCTCGCTCATCTGCCCGCTTCCGACCTGCTTGATGAAGTAGGCTATAAAACAATAGCCATTGGTTTTCCCCTGTTAACGATCGGCATCATTACCGGCGCCTTCTGGGCGAATGTGGCGTGGGGAACATACTGGAGCTGGGATCCCAAGGAAACATGGTCGCTGATTGTCTGGCTGATCTACGCCGCCTACCTCCACGCCAGGATTACCCGTGGATGGAAAGGGAAAAAAGCTGCGATCCTTTCGATCGTGGGTTTTCTGGCTACGGTCTTTTGTTACCTCGGAGTCAACCTGATTCTCTCGGGTTTGCACAGCTACGGAGGATAG
- a CDS encoding cytochrome c biogenesis protein ResB has product MSEEIKKPKKGPDIVDRIWNIFTSLKLVIVLLLILSIVSVLGTVIEQNKLPQEYYSYLSPGTVELFGKLGFLDMYHSWWFISCLALLALNIIACTMDRYPAIIRGMKKKNVVLDDKLEAELTADLTKIKYNLPAEEVEKQAIALAGKDFSVHPLVTEVENTRHLFFETGKYSRLSFLLTHLSILVIFAGAITGSLFGFKGYVNVYEGETISAISAGKNEVKTLNFSVRCNSFNVDFYPNGMPKDYRSDLSVIQDGKEVIRKTIRVNDPLTYQGITFYQSSYGGFPDITFDVMDKNGVLLGSAFTPFRKETAVPGANLTIEVADYQEHFHLPDGSEGGPAIGLNIYSPAAPPEGIWITPGQPGVNHDGTYSFVVKGFNMKKYTGLQVAKDPGVWLVWLGSIMLVVGIMLAFFVSHKKLWIRIRSDEKGKTELTAGGTANKNKHAFASELKRLAKRLQEVS; this is encoded by the coding sequence ATGTCGGAAGAGATTAAAAAGCCAAAGAAAGGGCCGGACATAGTTGACCGGATCTGGAATATTTTTACTTCGCTCAAACTGGTTATTGTTCTTTTGCTGATACTTTCCATTGTTTCAGTTTTGGGCACCGTCATTGAACAGAACAAACTGCCGCAGGAGTATTACAGTTACCTGAGCCCGGGGACGGTTGAGCTTTTCGGGAAGCTCGGCTTCCTGGATATGTACCACAGTTGGTGGTTCATTTCCTGTCTGGCTCTGCTAGCGCTAAACATCATCGCCTGCACGATGGATCGCTATCCCGCCATCATCAGAGGGATGAAAAAGAAAAACGTCGTTCTCGATGACAAACTCGAAGCGGAACTGACTGCCGATCTGACGAAGATAAAATATAACCTTCCCGCTGAGGAAGTCGAAAAACAGGCGATAGCCCTGGCTGGTAAAGATTTCTCCGTCCATCCCTTGGTGACCGAGGTGGAAAATACCCGTCATTTATTTTTCGAGACGGGCAAGTACAGCCGGCTTTCTTTCTTACTTACCCACCTGAGTATTTTGGTTATCTTTGCGGGTGCCATAACCGGATCGCTTTTTGGGTTCAAAGGCTATGTGAACGTTTACGAAGGGGAAACGATCTCCGCCATTTCCGCCGGGAAAAACGAAGTCAAGACCCTGAATTTCTCCGTACGCTGCAATTCCTTCAATGTCGATTTTTACCCCAACGGCATGCCCAAGGATTACCGGAGCGATCTTTCCGTCATTCAGGACGGTAAGGAAGTGATCAGAAAAACCATCCGCGTCAACGATCCGCTGACCTATCAGGGAATCACCTTCTACCAGTCCAGTTATGGCGGTTTCCCCGACATTACCTTCGATGTCATGGATAAGAACGGCGTTCTTTTGGGCAGTGCATTTACCCCCTTTCGCAAGGAAACGGCTGTTCCCGGCGCAAACCTTACCATCGAAGTTGCAGATTACCAGGAGCATTTTCATTTGCCCGACGGTTCCGAAGGAGGGCCGGCAATCGGCCTTAACATCTACAGCCCCGCCGCCCCGCCCGAGGGGATATGGATTACCCCCGGCCAACCCGGGGTGAATCACGACGGCACTTATAGCTTTGTGGTAAAGGGCTTCAATATGAAAAAATACACAGGGCTGCAGGTTGCCAAAGATCCCGGCGTCTGGTTGGTGTGGCTGGGATCGATCATGCTGGTGGTCGGCATCATGTTGGCCTTTTTCGTGTCGCACAAGAAGCTCTGGATCAGGATAAGAAGTGACGAGAAGGGCAAGACGGAGCTTACCGCCGGCGGAACGGCGAACAAGAATAAACACGCTTTTGCAAGCGAACTGAAGCGGCTCGCCAAGCGTTTACAGGAGGTTTCCTAA
- a CDS encoding cytochrome c3 family protein → MKRFLVFAVIAGFVLSLASVSLAVGPGKKVEYEGKGSGKVVFDGKTHADKKLNCKSCHTAVFKMKTTAGSITMADMKAGKNCGTCHDGKKAFGTTECAKCHKK, encoded by the coding sequence ATGAAAAGGTTTTTGGTTTTTGCAGTTATCGCTGGGTTTGTCTTGAGTCTTGCGAGTGTTTCTCTGGCTGTTGGTCCCGGTAAAAAAGTGGAATATGAAGGCAAGGGCTCAGGCAAGGTGGTCTTCGACGGGAAAACGCATGCGGACAAGAAATTGAATTGTAAATCTTGCCATACCGCGGTGTTTAAGATGAAAACGACCGCCGGTTCTATCACCATGGCCGATATGAAGGCGGGCAAGAATTGCGGAACCTGCCACGACGGGAAGAAGGCCTTCGGCACCACAGAGTGCGCAAAGTGTCATAAGAAATAA